A stretch of the Phycodurus eques isolate BA_2022a chromosome 15, UOR_Pequ_1.1, whole genome shotgun sequence genome encodes the following:
- the slc27a4 gene encoding long-chain fatty acid transport protein 4 isoform X2: MLRFACCTALLFVLRLLTSLPWIQVLPAILIFYLGSGGWRFLRIFVKTIGRDLHAAAVLLQVKMNVKRHLREKNTIPTIFAETVRRHANKTALIFEGTGETWTFRQLDEYSNQVGNLLLQRGFKEGDVVAIFMENRSQYVGLWLGMAKIGVEAALINFNLRLEALVHCVTISNAKAVVFGSELIDAVSEVHISMGKTVQMFCSGDWDPKRVPQGTECLEPLLAAAPSHLPSRPQRCFTDRLFYIYTSGTTGMPKAAIVVHSRYYRMAALVYHGFRMTPDDILYDCLPLYHSAGNIVGVGQCIIHGMSVVLKKKFSASRFWDDCAKYNCTIVQYIGEICRYLLNQPVRDMEKQHCVRMALGNGLRQSIWEEFMTRYNIPQIAEFYGATECNCSLGNFDNKVGACGFNSQILPFIYPIRLVRVDEETMELIRGPDGVCIPCKPGEPGQLVGTIMQNDPLRRFDGYVNQSATSKKIDHSVFKKGDSAYLSGDVLIMDECGHMYFKDRTGDTFRWKGENVSTTEVEGTLSRLLDMKDVVVYGVEVPGAEGKAGMAAIADPNHSSDLDKFVKDLDQALPPYARPIFLRFLPEVSKTEDGASSRWL, translated from the exons ATGCTGCGTTTCGCGTGTTGCACGGCCCTGCTGTTCGTCTTGAGGCTGCTGACGAGCCTGCCCTGGATCCAGGTCCTGCCCGCCATCCTGATATTCTACCTGGGAAGCGGAGGATGGCGCTTTCTGCGgatttttgtcaaaacaatAGGCAGAGACTTGCA CGCGGCAGCAGTGCTATTGCAGGTCAAGATGAACGTCAAACGCCACCTCCGGGAGAAGAACACTATTCCCACCATCTTCGCTGAGACTGTGCGGCGTCACGCCAACAAAACGGCGCTGATCTTCGAAGGCACCGGTGAAACGTGGACCTTCCGACAGTTAGACGAGTACTCCAACCAAGTGGGCAACCTGCTGCTTCAGCGTGGCTTTAAA GAGGGCGATGTGGTGGCCATTTTCATGGAGAACAGGTCCCAGTACGTGGGTCTCTGGCTTGGCATGGCCAAGATTGGAGTGGAGGCCGCTCTCATCAACTTCAATTTGAGACTAGAGGCCTTGGTGCACTGCGTAACCATTTCCAACGCCAAAGCGGTGGTGTTTGGATCCGAATTGATTGATG CTGTGTCCGAGGTccacatttcaatggggaagacGGTGCAGATGTTTTGTTCTGGAGACTGGGACCCCAAACGGGTACCGCAGGGTACCGAGTGCCTCGAGCCGCTGCTTGCCGCTGCTCCTTCGCACCTGCCCAGTCGACCACAACGCTGCTTCACGG ATCGCCTCTTCTACATTTACACGTCAGGAACCACCGGGATGCCGAAAGCTGCCATTGTTGTGCACAGCAG GTATTACCGCATGGCCGCTTTAGTCTATCACGGTTTCAGGATGACACCAGATGACATCTTGTATGACTGCCTTCCACTCTACCACTCTGCAG GTAACAttgtgggagtgggccagtgtATAATCCATGGCATGAGTGTCGTCCTCAAAAAGAAGTTCTCCGCCTCCCGTTTCTGGGACGACTGCGCCAAGTACAACTGCACT ATTGTGCAGTACATAGGTGAGATTTGCCGCTACCTGCTCAACCAGCCAGTTCGGGACATGGAGAAACAGCATTGTGTGCGGATGGCGCTAGGTAACGGCCTACGTCAGTCCATATGGGAGGAATTCATGACGCGCTACAACATTCCACAGATAGCAGAATTCTACGGAGCAACTGAGTGCAACTGCAGCTTAGGAAACTTTGACAACAAG GTGGGAGCGTGCGGCTTCAACAGTCAGATTCTACCTTTCATCTACCCCATCCGACTAGTGAGGGTAGATGAAGAGACCATGGAGCTCATCCGAGGGCCCGACGGCGTCTGCATTCCCTGTAAACCCG GCGAGCCTGGTCAGCTGGTAGGCACGATCATGCAGAATGACCCTCTACGCAGATTTGATGGCTATGTCAACCAATCGGCAACCAGCAAGAAGATCGATCATAGCGTGTTTAAAAAGGGAGACAGTGCTTATCTTTCTG GTGATGTGTTAATCATGGATGAGTGCGGCCACATGTACTTCAAGGATAGGACAGGCGACACCTTCCGCTGGAAAGGAGAGAACGTCTCGACCACTGAGGTGGAAGGGACCCTCAGCAGGCTGCTCGACATGAAAGACGTCGTGGTCTACGGGGTGGAAGTACCCG GCGCAGAAGGGAAGGCAGGGATGGCCGCCATCGCTGATCCTAATCATTCCTCTGACCTGGACAAGTTTGTGAAGGA